A section of the Sporichthyaceae bacterium genome encodes:
- a CDS encoding iron-sulfur cluster assembly protein produces the protein MSPTTAAVLDRLREVPEPCSLLMREPTNITDMGLVEKVVVTGDKVLVELVLTDPSCLHFGAMQRFIRDAVLGLDGVTEVDVRISPWVLWTPDRQGEPEQGRDAE, from the coding sequence GTGAGCCCGACCACCGCGGCCGTGCTGGATCGCCTGCGCGAGGTGCCGGAGCCGTGCAGCCTGCTCATGCGTGAGCCGACCAACATCACCGACATGGGCCTGGTGGAGAAGGTCGTCGTCACCGGCGACAAGGTTCTCGTCGAACTGGTCCTCACCGATCCGTCGTGCCTGCATTTCGGGGCGATGCAACGCTTCATCCGCGACGCGGTCCTCGGCCTGGACGGAGTCACCGAGGTCGACGTACGGATCAGCCCGTGGGTGCTGTGGACGCCTGACCGCCAAGGCGAACCGGAACAAGGGAGAGATGCCGAATGA
- a CDS encoding cytochrome P450 → MGFKDQETVYTPPTAADVEAAKAKYGRDIYHDFDLDAPVFNDRLLDVLDDIVEKCPVARSQVGTGFWLVAQNKLVREVGQNWRAFSAAGGYMPNRPEGLPFLFPEECDPPIHTAWRTALNPFMGPAVIAEYDATIRADANALIDRFIDRGECEFVSEMGGLLPGWAFFKNVLGVPIEDLDKLVDGVERGTFAPDMAERGAAFGFVFSYLGEYLKKRSEEPPRGDMVDMIAAGVEYDDGNPAPWADRVSVLVDMTFGGIATTTYVMAGGLLWLAENPEARKLLVSDPETYMPRAIEEFARVFPPVVALGRTCTQDVELGGQQLKKGDFVMMVYGGASRDPRVIEDPKKIDITRETVLHSAFGVGIHRCIGSNLARLELRATFEEWLRRIPDYHVKQGTTPVYETGYLRSMRSLHLSW, encoded by the coding sequence ATGGGATTCAAGGACCAAGAGACCGTCTACACCCCGCCGACCGCGGCCGACGTCGAGGCGGCGAAGGCCAAGTACGGCCGGGACATCTACCACGACTTCGATCTGGACGCCCCGGTCTTCAACGACCGACTCCTCGACGTCCTCGACGACATCGTCGAGAAGTGCCCGGTTGCCCGCAGCCAGGTCGGCACCGGCTTCTGGCTGGTTGCCCAGAACAAGTTGGTACGCGAGGTCGGTCAGAACTGGCGCGCGTTCTCGGCAGCGGGCGGCTACATGCCGAACCGCCCCGAGGGCCTGCCGTTCCTGTTCCCCGAGGAGTGCGACCCGCCGATCCACACCGCTTGGCGGACCGCGCTGAACCCGTTCATGGGCCCGGCGGTGATCGCGGAGTACGACGCGACGATCCGGGCCGACGCCAACGCCTTGATCGACCGCTTCATCGACCGCGGTGAGTGCGAGTTCGTCAGCGAGATGGGCGGGTTGCTGCCCGGATGGGCGTTCTTCAAGAACGTGCTCGGCGTCCCGATCGAGGACCTCGACAAGCTCGTGGACGGGGTGGAACGGGGCACGTTCGCGCCCGACATGGCCGAACGTGGTGCGGCCTTCGGGTTCGTGTTCTCCTACCTGGGCGAGTACCTGAAGAAGCGCTCCGAGGAACCGCCGCGCGGCGACATGGTCGACATGATCGCGGCCGGTGTCGAGTACGACGACGGCAACCCCGCGCCCTGGGCCGACCGGGTCAGTGTTCTGGTCGACATGACGTTCGGTGGCATCGCCACCACCACCTATGTGATGGCCGGCGGGCTGCTCTGGCTGGCCGAGAACCCCGAGGCGCGCAAGCTGTTGGTCTCCGACCCGGAGACCTACATGCCGCGCGCCATCGAGGAATTCGCCCGGGTGTTCCCACCGGTGGTGGCTCTGGGGCGTACCTGCACGCAGGACGTGGAACTCGGCGGGCAGCAACTGAAGAAGGGCGACTTCGTCATGATGGTCTACGGGGGCGCTTCGCGTGACCCGCGGGTGATCGAGGATCCCAAGAAGATCGACATCACTCGCGAGACCGTCCTGCACTCCGCTTTCGGAGTGGGAATCCACAGATGCATCGGCTCGAACCTCGCCCGGCTGGAACTGCGCGCCACCTTCGAGGAATGGCTGCGCCGCATCCCGGACTACCACGTGAAGCAGGGCACCACCCCGGTCTATGAAACCGGCTATCTGCGTTCCATGCGGTCCCTCCACCTGTCCTGGTAG
- a CDS encoding LLM class flavin-dependent oxidoreductase, translated as MTVKEMEDLALLAEELDFDSVWAVDRVIVPESNDRAELTYSFGMMEGLPHGIPVNSRGAFYQGPPLIPWLAAKTSKIRIGMSVFNLPYRAPAIMAADCATIDQLSSGRLNVGIGSGWMVEEFAAVGATDVFPRRHKQVREALDIMIGAWTNDLFEYHGEFADFGPAGFGVRPVQQPHPPIWFSGLKNPEISAKRIAKYNLHGWIGIQDTPEGLQNWRVPIARELENVGRSIDDLEVASMMWFMITDVETDQADNGKASNILIGTAAQIEDNLKRLAEAGLDMPLLWPPFRDVPTSKTLDDMKRLVEEIMPKVNAG; from the coding sequence GTGACAGTCAAGGAGATGGAAGATCTCGCGCTCCTTGCGGAGGAACTCGACTTCGACTCGGTGTGGGCCGTCGACCGTGTCATCGTGCCGGAATCAAACGACCGCGCCGAGCTGACGTACAGCTTCGGAATGATGGAAGGTCTTCCGCACGGGATCCCGGTCAACTCCCGAGGCGCCTTCTACCAGGGCCCGCCGCTCATCCCGTGGCTCGCGGCCAAGACCTCGAAGATCCGCATCGGGATGAGCGTCTTCAACCTCCCGTACCGGGCGCCGGCCATCATGGCCGCCGACTGCGCGACCATCGACCAGCTCTCCAGCGGCCGCCTGAACGTCGGCATCGGGTCGGGCTGGATGGTCGAGGAGTTCGCCGCGGTCGGTGCCACCGACGTGTTCCCGCGTCGGCACAAGCAGGTGCGCGAGGCCCTCGACATCATGATCGGCGCGTGGACGAACGACCTGTTCGAGTACCACGGTGAGTTCGCCGACTTCGGCCCCGCCGGCTTCGGTGTCCGGCCGGTGCAGCAGCCGCACCCACCGATCTGGTTCAGCGGGCTGAAGAACCCGGAGATCTCCGCGAAGCGGATCGCGAAGTACAACCTGCACGGATGGATCGGCATCCAGGACACGCCCGAGGGGCTGCAGAATTGGCGGGTTCCGATCGCCCGAGAACTGGAGAACGTCGGCCGGTCGATCGACGACCTCGAGGTCGCCAGCATGATGTGGTTCATGATCACCGACGTGGAGACCGACCAGGCGGACAACGGCAAGGCGTCCAACATCCTGATCGGGACAGCCGCGCAGATCGAGGACAACCTCAAGCGGTTGGCGGAGGCCGGCCTCGACATGCCGTTGCTGTGGCCGCCGTTCCGGGATGTCCCGACCTCGAAGACCCTCGACGACATGAAGCGGCTCGTGGAGGAGATCATGCCGAAGGTCAACGCCGGCTGA
- a CDS encoding AMP-binding protein yields the protein MNIATVLDQVGLAHRDRTAFVWADRSRTYGESAARVNSMARAFTAEGIARGDRIALYLRNCPEVIEAMFAAWKIGACVVPLNPAYTADELAYHLSDSEASLVITDAAGLPTTVKAYGNEGLLVVEDSLDVALADHPSDPLPTLELPDTTLAWLAYTSGTTGRPKGAMLSHRALTYQALTTLADVQRLETEHVTMHAAPLSHGSGYNALAYTMKACTQVMHSPTGFDAGLFLEQVERYRVAAAFLVPTQINMLAVHPDVAARDLTSLQWIMYGGAPMYREHQKRAVRAFGPVFVQIFGQTESPMSGTVLRREEHDFDDDDPRAGSVGRPRLGVDIRIVDAEDNPVPQGSTGEICIKGPTLMEGYWRRPEATTETLRNGWLHTGDVGALDQFGYLHILDRLKDMIISGGLNVYPHEIEDLLTAHPAIAAACVVGIPHEKWGEAVHAVVVVAADAELDEAAVVHYTKQNLAGYKCPKSVAFVAELPRTSYGKIAKREVRAPYWAHLEHRV from the coding sequence GTGAACATCGCGACCGTCCTGGATCAGGTGGGCCTCGCCCATCGCGACCGGACAGCGTTCGTGTGGGCAGACCGATCCCGGACGTACGGCGAGTCGGCGGCTCGGGTCAACTCGATGGCCCGCGCCTTCACCGCCGAGGGAATCGCGCGCGGCGACAGGATCGCCCTGTACCTGCGCAACTGTCCCGAGGTGATCGAGGCGATGTTCGCGGCGTGGAAGATCGGCGCCTGCGTGGTGCCGCTCAACCCCGCCTACACGGCCGACGAACTCGCCTACCACCTCTCCGACTCCGAGGCATCGTTGGTGATCACCGACGCCGCGGGGCTCCCGACGACCGTCAAGGCCTACGGCAACGAGGGCCTGCTGGTCGTCGAGGATTCCCTCGACGTCGCGCTCGCGGACCACCCGAGCGACCCGCTCCCCACCCTCGAACTGCCCGACACAACGCTCGCGTGGCTGGCGTACACCTCCGGCACCACCGGGCGACCGAAGGGCGCGATGCTCTCCCACCGCGCACTGACCTACCAGGCGCTCACCACCTTGGCGGACGTGCAGCGCCTCGAGACCGAGCACGTGACCATGCACGCCGCACCGCTCAGCCACGGCAGCGGGTACAACGCGCTGGCGTACACGATGAAGGCGTGCACCCAGGTCATGCACTCACCGACGGGTTTCGATGCAGGGCTGTTCCTCGAACAGGTGGAGCGCTACCGGGTTGCCGCCGCCTTCCTCGTCCCCACGCAGATCAACATGCTGGCCGTGCACCCGGATGTCGCCGCCCGAGATCTGACGAGCCTTCAGTGGATCATGTACGGCGGCGCGCCGATGTACCGCGAGCACCAGAAACGCGCGGTGCGCGCGTTCGGCCCGGTGTTCGTCCAGATCTTCGGCCAGACCGAGTCGCCGATGTCCGGCACCGTGCTGCGCCGCGAGGAGCACGACTTCGACGACGACGATCCGCGCGCCGGCTCGGTCGGACGTCCACGCCTGGGCGTCGACATCCGCATCGTCGACGCTGAGGACAACCCGGTCCCGCAAGGCAGCACCGGGGAGATCTGCATCAAGGGCCCGACCCTCATGGAGGGCTACTGGCGGCGGCCCGAGGCCACCACCGAGACCCTGCGCAACGGGTGGCTGCACACCGGCGACGTCGGCGCGCTCGACCAGTTCGGCTACCTGCACATCCTCGATCGCCTCAAGGACATGATCATCAGCGGTGGACTGAACGTGTACCCGCACGAGATCGAGGATCTGCTCACCGCTCACCCCGCCATCGCCGCCGCGTGCGTCGTGGGAATCCCGCACGAGAAATGGGGGGAAGCGGTTCACGCCGTCGTCGTCGTCGCTGCCGACGCCGAACTGGACGAGGCAGCCGTCGTCCACTACACGAAGCAGAACCTGGCCGGTTACAAGTGCCCCAAGTCGGTCGCCTTCGTGGCCGAACTGCCCAGGACCTCCTACGGCAAGATTGCCAAACGCGAGGTCAGGGCGCCCTACTGGGCACATCTGGAGCACCGGGTCTGA
- a CDS encoding alpha/beta hydrolase — protein sequence MASSIAGSRRGRFSSVAPDMRGYRRSAKPADPDAYVITELVADCVGLVEALGEQTAVIVGHDWGAAIAWTAAWTRPDVFRAVAALSVPFGGRGLTVLPGNPLGERRPSIVERELAGPDLLFYQDIFASPAGLAEMEADPARSRCPRCSSVATATS from the coding sequence GTGGCGTCATCAATTGCCGGTTCTCGCCGAGGCCGGTTTTCGTCGGTCGCGCCGGACATGCGCGGTTACAGGCGCTCCGCCAAGCCCGCGGACCCCGATGCCTATGTCATCACCGAGTTGGTCGCCGACTGCGTCGGGCTGGTCGAGGCGTTGGGCGAGCAAACCGCCGTGATCGTCGGGCACGACTGGGGCGCGGCGATCGCCTGGACGGCGGCCTGGACCCGGCCGGACGTGTTCCGTGCCGTGGCCGCGTTGAGCGTCCCGTTCGGCGGTCGAGGGCTGACCGTGCTACCGGGCAACCCGTTGGGCGAGCGGCGCCCGAGCATCGTCGAGCGGGAGCTCGCCGGCCCGGACCTGTTGTTCTACCAGGATATCTTCGCCTCCCCCGCGGGCCTCGCGGAGATGGAGGCCGACCCCGCCCGGTCACGGTGCCCGCGCTGTTCATCGGTGGCGACCGCGACGTCGTGA
- a CDS encoding ferredoxin produces MRVQIALGKDGGQQGCTGHGRCAVMAGDVYRLDDNGYNIDRGGVIEVPPGLEESARLGVRVCPEGAITLAK; encoded by the coding sequence GTGCGGGTACAGATCGCGCTCGGCAAGGACGGCGGCCAACAGGGCTGCACCGGGCACGGCAGGTGCGCCGTCATGGCCGGGGACGTCTACCGGCTCGACGACAACGGCTACAACATCGACCGCGGTGGGGTCATCGAGGTGCCGCCCGGTCTGGAGGAATCGGCTCGACTCGGGGTGCGCGTCTGCCCGGAGGGGGCAATCACCCTCGCGAAGTAG
- a CDS encoding aromatic ring-hydroxylating dioxygenase subunit alpha: MRDVPTRRRQRDGDPALTPAERQYPLPPSTLDIDVYRDPQRFRHELNEIFVPAWFPVLPAGDLEPSAVFVWEGVEQSVVIARHHDGRVSAWHNVCQHRGARIVRESGPCQVARVHCPWHGFGYDLDGKVVAVPLRASFDAAELTGLAAPPVRVQEWGGFIWLCLSDTSIGLEGYLGTIGTQLAGYGLDEFRTVYRTEVVLNANWKIVMDGFNETWHVPFTHADSLADIVLWREATLHVDSPPHSWMTIPIRGFTDRVDSDDHRQTHLCHYLVFPNTIYSCFPTHLQMWTVWPLTVDRTQLIAHHIVGPTPAGQTDQEWEARNLRDWEHFVTVLGEDSAVLDDFSQIVRSLGYNRNMFNTAESRLTAFHEEIAKRLGEPQ; the protein is encoded by the coding sequence ATGAGGGACGTTCCTACCCGCAGGAGGCAGCGAGACGGCGATCCCGCTCTCACCCCCGCCGAGCGTCAGTACCCCTTGCCGCCCAGCACGTTGGACATCGACGTCTACCGCGACCCGCAGCGCTTTCGGCACGAGCTCAACGAGATCTTCGTCCCGGCTTGGTTCCCGGTGCTGCCGGCCGGCGACCTCGAGCCCTCGGCGGTCTTCGTCTGGGAGGGCGTCGAACAGTCGGTCGTGATCGCCCGGCACCACGACGGGCGGGTGTCCGCCTGGCACAACGTCTGCCAGCACCGGGGCGCGCGCATCGTGCGGGAGAGCGGTCCGTGCCAGGTCGCCCGGGTGCACTGCCCATGGCACGGCTTCGGCTATGACCTCGACGGCAAGGTCGTGGCCGTGCCGTTGCGGGCCAGCTTCGACGCCGCGGAGCTGACCGGGTTGGCCGCCCCTCCGGTACGCGTTCAGGAGTGGGGCGGCTTCATCTGGTTGTGCCTGTCGGACACGTCCATCGGCCTGGAGGGGTACCTCGGCACTATCGGCACACAACTGGCCGGGTACGGACTCGACGAGTTCCGCACGGTCTACCGGACCGAGGTGGTGCTGAACGCCAACTGGAAGATCGTCATGGACGGCTTCAACGAGACCTGGCACGTGCCGTTCACGCACGCCGATTCCCTGGCCGACATCGTCCTGTGGCGCGAGGCCACGCTGCACGTGGATTCCCCGCCGCACTCCTGGATGACCATCCCGATCCGCGGGTTCACCGACCGGGTCGATTCCGATGACCACCGGCAGACCCACCTGTGCCACTACCTGGTGTTCCCCAACACCATCTACAGCTGCTTCCCGACCCATCTGCAGATGTGGACGGTGTGGCCGTTGACCGTGGACCGCACCCAACTGATCGCCCATCACATCGTCGGGCCGACCCCGGCGGGCCAGACCGACCAGGAGTGGGAGGCCCGCAACCTGCGGGACTGGGAACACTTCGTGACCGTGCTCGGCGAGGACTCCGCGGTGCTCGACGACTTCTCGCAGATCGTGCGCAGCCTCGGCTACAACCGGAACATGTTCAACACGGCCGAGAGCCGGTTGACCGCGTTCCACGAGGAGATCGCCAAACGGCTCGGCGAACCGCAATGA
- a CDS encoding helix-turn-helix domain-containing protein — MVDPADRQIMAPVAAALLAADADLIARQMAQLRAIRSYRRVPAAALRRSCRRNVVRVAEMLCGRGDLPADISEDEHASGRQRAMQGIPAEDVVAAYRAVMGVLRDAVVEHASALDVPIEATLRALCRLWELTDDLSTELVGARRDIDVEIARREEQERLTFLARALTGSLSTHDLAAVAAVHGLKPGVDYWVLRARTTAPEPLEALNRSGGVVGPVDGDLAGIVPTPPTLVDLDGVASIAGPVHLNGLTQAFAEATRLLNVAVRFRRRGLVDRSSLSIRVAVVEEDELGDALVARHLSPVLAAAPALLDTVEAFLACDANIARGAVALSVHQNTLRQRLDRFEQLSGADLGSLETTFEVWWALQYWSLHR, encoded by the coding sequence GTGGTCGACCCGGCCGACCGGCAGATCATGGCTCCGGTGGCCGCGGCGCTGCTGGCTGCCGACGCGGACCTGATTGCGCGTCAGATGGCACAGCTGCGGGCGATCCGGTCCTACCGTCGGGTCCCGGCTGCCGCATTGCGCCGGTCCTGTCGGCGCAATGTCGTGCGCGTCGCCGAGATGCTCTGTGGACGAGGCGACCTGCCGGCGGACATCAGCGAGGACGAGCACGCATCGGGTCGCCAGCGAGCGATGCAGGGCATCCCGGCCGAGGACGTCGTCGCCGCCTACCGGGCGGTCATGGGAGTGCTGCGCGACGCCGTCGTCGAGCATGCGAGCGCGCTGGACGTGCCCATCGAAGCGACGTTGCGGGCCCTGTGCCGTCTGTGGGAGTTGACCGACGACCTGTCCACCGAGTTGGTCGGGGCACGTCGCGACATCGACGTGGAGATCGCCCGGCGCGAGGAGCAGGAGCGGCTGACCTTCCTGGCGCGGGCTCTGACCGGGTCGCTGTCGACGCACGACCTGGCGGCGGTGGCAGCGGTGCACGGACTGAAGCCCGGTGTCGACTACTGGGTGCTTCGCGCCCGCACCACCGCACCGGAGCCGCTGGAGGCGCTCAACCGCAGCGGTGGAGTTGTCGGTCCGGTCGACGGTGACCTCGCCGGCATCGTTCCCACGCCGCCCACGCTGGTCGATCTCGACGGCGTCGCCTCCATCGCCGGCCCGGTGCATCTGAACGGGCTCACCCAGGCATTCGCGGAGGCGACCCGGCTGCTGAACGTGGCCGTGCGGTTTCGTCGACGTGGGCTGGTCGACCGATCGAGTCTGAGCATCCGTGTCGCGGTCGTAGAGGAGGACGAACTCGGGGACGCCCTGGTCGCGCGCCATCTGAGCCCGGTGTTGGCCGCCGCGCCAGCGTTGTTGGACACGGTGGAGGCCTTCCTGGCGTGCGACGCAAACATCGCGCGCGGCGCCGTCGCGCTCTCGGTGCACCAGAACACGCTGCGCCAGCGACTGGACCGCTTCGAGCAGCTGTCCGGCGCCGACCTCGGCAGCCTGGAGACGACCTTCGAGGTCTGGTGGGCGCTGCAGTACTGGTCCCTGCACCGCTGA
- a CDS encoding amidohydrolase family protein has translation MLAGHLVADAVVHPYNLASENQDPAAAAQLEAVYGAHLLATGRAHPEHALSRAEFFSDFPFEAVARSLFVESATDFAIIHALPNLGFTRSFVTDPARAAQFRDLHPQRFALYATVDTADIDGAIAALEWQVREFGVDGLKLYPAFFYGGAAQGWRLDRDDFATPVLEAARDLGIRNVAVHKTLWLPPAPKEAFDLDDVSAAVEKFADLNFFLVHAGAAFVDRTCELLRRHRNLHATLETTFSYLVVRPEVFASVLARLLTACGPDQLLYASGSNLSHPDLLLRAFEDYQLPDEVLDRHGCRQLDDADRAAILGGNLLRLHGRTPETVLAGVADDGYAATRAAGGAPPWSGVRTAVTGGAR, from the coding sequence GTGCTGGCGGGACATCTGGTCGCGGACGCGGTTGTCCACCCGTACAACTTGGCGTCGGAGAACCAGGACCCGGCCGCGGCAGCTCAACTGGAGGCGGTTTACGGCGCCCACCTGCTGGCCACCGGGCGGGCGCACCCGGAACATGCGTTGAGCCGCGCGGAGTTCTTCAGCGACTTCCCGTTCGAGGCTGTGGCCCGGTCGCTGTTCGTCGAGAGTGCCACGGACTTCGCGATCATCCATGCGTTGCCGAACCTGGGTTTCACCCGGTCTTTCGTCACCGACCCGGCACGCGCCGCGCAGTTCCGGGATCTGCACCCGCAGCGCTTCGCTCTCTACGCCACCGTGGACACCGCGGACATCGACGGGGCCATCGCCGCGTTGGAGTGGCAGGTGCGCGAGTTCGGCGTCGACGGCCTGAAGCTGTACCCCGCGTTCTTCTACGGCGGCGCCGCCCAGGGCTGGCGGCTGGACCGCGACGACTTCGCCACCCCGGTGCTGGAGGCCGCTCGCGACCTGGGCATCCGCAACGTGGCGGTGCACAAGACGCTGTGGCTGCCACCGGCCCCCAAAGAAGCTTTCGATCTGGACGACGTCTCCGCCGCCGTCGAGAAGTTCGCCGACCTGAACTTCTTCCTGGTGCACGCCGGCGCGGCCTTCGTGGACCGGACCTGTGAGCTACTCCGGCGACACCGGAACCTGCACGCGACGCTGGAGACCACGTTCTCCTACCTGGTCGTGCGCCCGGAGGTGTTCGCCAGTGTGCTGGCCCGCCTGTTGACCGCCTGCGGCCCGGACCAACTGCTGTACGCCAGCGGCAGCAATCTGTCGCACCCGGATCTGCTGCTGCGCGCGTTCGAGGACTACCAGTTGCCGGACGAGGTCCTGGATCGGCACGGGTGCCGCCAGTTGGACGACGCGGACCGTGCGGCGATCCTCGGCGGGAACCTGTTGCGCCTGCACGGCCGGACGCCGGAGACGGTGTTGGCCGGCGTCGCGGACGACGGGTACGCGGCCACCCGTGCGGCGGGCGGTGCTCCCCCGTGGAGCGGCGTGCGGACGGCCGTGACCGGTGGCGCCCGATGA
- a CDS encoding NUDIX hydrolase yields the protein MAPTTPGGYCRQCGARTAAVVPVGDNRPRSVCGQCGAIEYDNPKVVVACPLYEGDRILWIRRRTAPYAGCWAIPSGFLENGETLREAACRELLEETRLHVRPEDLVLYGALSLPDMQEIYIALVAPLPSHDYGTSAEASEVRMVAREEVESLDLGYPEPTTALLLGVYDVIARGELDRLTARLWDIRGFDPAAHARS from the coding sequence ATGGCGCCCACGACGCCCGGCGGGTACTGCCGGCAGTGCGGCGCCAGGACTGCCGCGGTGGTGCCGGTCGGTGACAACCGGCCGCGGTCGGTCTGCGGGCAGTGCGGTGCGATCGAGTACGACAACCCGAAGGTGGTCGTCGCCTGCCCGCTGTACGAAGGTGATCGGATCCTCTGGATCCGGCGCCGCACCGCTCCCTACGCAGGGTGCTGGGCCATCCCGTCCGGGTTCCTGGAGAACGGCGAGACACTCCGCGAGGCAGCCTGCCGCGAGCTGCTGGAGGAAACCCGCCTGCATGTCCGGCCCGAGGACTTGGTGCTCTACGGCGCGCTGTCGTTGCCGGACATGCAAGAGATCTACATCGCCCTGGTGGCGCCACTGCCCAGCCACGACTACGGCACCAGCGCCGAGGCCTCCGAGGTCCGCATGGTCGCTCGCGAAGAGGTGGAGAGCCTGGATCTGGGGTACCCGGAGCCGACCACGGCACTGCTCCTCGGCGTCTACGACGTGATTGCGCGTGGCGAACTCGACCGGCTGACCGCTCGGCTCTGGGACATCCGGGGCTTCGACCCCGCCGCCCACGCTCGATCTTGA
- a CDS encoding alpha/beta hydrolase: MTIWTKRAIELFDETQQDFRGTVILENCGHWIQQEQPAATNTALLEFLAKL; encoded by the coding sequence GTGACGATCTGGACCAAGCGCGCCATCGAGCTGTTCGACGAGACGCAGCAGGACTTCCGGGGAACCGTGATCCTCGAGAACTGTGGCCACTGGATCCAGCAGGAACAACCCGCCGCGACCAACACCGCGCTGCTGGAGTTCCTGGCGAAGCTGTAG
- a CDS encoding SDR family NAD(P)-dependent oxidoreductase — protein MAGRLEGKVAIVTGAGSGIGAATARVFHREGAQVVLADLSGAQEAIAKELGEGAISVNTDVRSGESVQAMIDAAVSTFGRLDVLHNNAGIDGELHLVGECPEEAWDAVQAVNLRGVFLGVRYGIPAMLASGGGSIINTASMAAMVAFPNMASYCAAKGGVVMLTKVAAAEYAAQGIRVNAINPGSIRTAITDHLPAAMIEAIVKANPIGRIAEASEVANLALFLASDESSFITGAEMVIDGGYTLL, from the coding sequence ATGGCCGGACGGCTTGAGGGCAAGGTCGCCATCGTCACCGGAGCGGGTTCGGGGATCGGCGCCGCGACCGCACGGGTCTTCCACCGGGAGGGTGCGCAGGTCGTGCTCGCGGACCTGTCCGGGGCCCAGGAAGCCATCGCCAAGGAACTGGGCGAGGGCGCGATCTCGGTGAACACCGATGTGCGCTCGGGCGAGAGCGTCCAGGCGATGATCGACGCGGCCGTCTCGACGTTCGGTCGCCTCGACGTGCTGCACAACAACGCGGGCATCGACGGTGAGCTGCACCTGGTCGGTGAGTGTCCGGAGGAGGCCTGGGACGCGGTCCAGGCGGTCAACCTGCGCGGGGTCTTTCTCGGAGTTCGATATGGGATCCCGGCGATGCTGGCCTCCGGCGGCGGCTCGATCATCAACACCGCCTCGATGGCCGCGATGGTCGCCTTCCCGAACATGGCCAGTTACTGCGCGGCCAAGGGTGGCGTGGTCATGTTGACCAAAGTCGCCGCGGCCGAGTACGCCGCCCAGGGGATCCGAGTCAACGCGATCAATCCCGGATCGATTCGCACCGCGATCACCGACCATCTGCCCGCGGCCATGATCGAGGCGATCGTCAAGGCCAACCCGATCGGCCGGATCGCCGAAGCCTCCGAGGTCGCGAACCTCGCGCTGTTCCTGGCCAGTGACGAGTCCTCGTTCATCACCGGCGCAGAGATGGTCATCGACGGCGGATACACGCTGCTCTAG